One region of Hydrogenobaculum sp. Y04AAS1 genomic DNA includes:
- the accC gene encoding acetyl-CoA carboxylase biotin carboxylase subunit, whose amino-acid sequence MIKKVLIANRGEVAVRIIRACKELDIKTVAIYSEADINSLHIKKADEAYLIPMDPIKAYLDYNKIINIAKQSGADAIHPGYGFLSENHEFAQACIDAGFIFIGPTPEQIETFGDKVKAKKVMKNLGIPVVPGSDEPITKLEDAYDIAECIGYPIILKAAYGGGGRGMRVVYKKEDLKQNFESAQKESLAFFGKGDIFIEKYIQRPKHIEVQILADKYGNVVHLGERDCSIQRRHQKIIEITPSPKLDKNVRNKMLGMSVRAMMKYGYESAGTIEFILDQTTNEFYFIEMNTRLQVEHTITEMITGIDIVEQMIRIANGEPLSFVQNDISFRGCTIQFRINAEDPKRNFAPSPGRVTAYHSPGGIGVRMDSAIYKDYIIPPYYDSLVSKLCVWALDWERAVARAKRALDEFIIRGIPTNLQLHREIIRDEDFIRGDFDTSFLDNRLSQYDYKIEGEKPKDVLALAISAALASYYGL is encoded by the coding sequence ATGATTAAAAAAGTACTTATAGCAAACAGAGGAGAAGTAGCTGTACGTATCATAAGAGCCTGCAAAGAGCTTGACATAAAAACGGTGGCTATATATTCTGAAGCTGATATAAATTCTTTACATATAAAAAAGGCTGATGAGGCATATCTTATTCCCATGGATCCTATAAAAGCTTACCTTGATTACAACAAGATAATAAACATAGCAAAACAATCAGGTGCTGACGCTATACATCCAGGTTATGGATTTTTATCTGAAAATCATGAATTTGCCCAAGCCTGTATAGACGCCGGTTTTATCTTTATAGGTCCTACACCAGAACAGATAGAAACCTTTGGGGATAAGGTAAAAGCAAAAAAAGTTATGAAAAACTTAGGTATACCTGTAGTCCCCGGAAGCGATGAACCCATTACAAAATTAGAGGATGCTTACGATATAGCTGAATGTATAGGATATCCCATCATATTAAAAGCTGCATACGGTGGTGGCGGTAGGGGAATGAGGGTTGTTTATAAAAAAGAAGATCTAAAACAAAACTTTGAATCAGCTCAAAAAGAGTCTTTGGCTTTTTTCGGAAAAGGAGATATTTTTATAGAAAAGTATATTCAAAGGCCAAAGCACATAGAGGTCCAAATTTTAGCAGACAAGTATGGAAACGTTGTGCATCTTGGTGAAAGGGATTGTTCTATACAAAGACGTCATCAAAAAATAATAGAGATAACACCATCTCCAAAACTTGATAAAAACGTAAGAAACAAGATGCTTGGTATGTCGGTAAGAGCTATGATGAAATATGGATACGAAAGCGCTGGCACCATAGAGTTTATACTAGATCAAACCACCAATGAGTTTTATTTTATAGAGATGAATACTAGACTTCAAGTAGAACACACCATAACGGAGATGATAACAGGTATAGACATTGTAGAGCAGATGATAAGGATTGCAAATGGAGAACCGCTTAGCTTTGTACAAAATGATATCTCTTTTAGGGGCTGCACTATACAGTTTAGGATAAACGCCGAGGATCCAAAAAGGAACTTTGCGCCATCCCCAGGGCGGGTTACCGCCTATCACTCACCTGGTGGCATAGGAGTAAGAATGGACTCTGCTATTTACAAAGATTATATAATACCGCCTTACTACGATTCTTTGGTAAGCAAGCTCTGCGTATGGGCTCTTGATTGGGAAAGAGCTGTGGCAAGAGCTAAAAGAGCGTTAGACGAATTTATTATAAGAGGTATACCTACAAATTTACAGCTTCATAGAGAAATAATAAGAGATGAAGATTTTATAAGAGGTGATTTTGATACAAGCTTCCTTGATAATAGGTTAAGTCAATACGATTATAAAATAGAAGGCGAAAAGCCAAAAGATGTATTGGCTTTAGCTATATCAGCAGCATTGGCGAGTTATTACGGCTTATGA
- the ileS gene encoding isoleucine--tRNA ligase, with product MDYKDTINLPKTDFPMKANLSEKELEILKKWEGLYEKLRAQRKGKQLFVLHDGPPYANGNIHIGHALNKILKDIICKVALIEGFDVDYKPGWDCHGLPIEQQVEKELKAKKINKESMPKDEFRRLCREYASKFVSIQKEEFLRLGVLGDWENPYLTMDPKYEAQEVREIGRCLQNGVLYKGNKPVYWCIYDKTAEAEAEVEYKEKKDISIYVRFELLKQSENVLRQKLDLPDKPISIVIWTTTPWTLPANLGVMSSEDIEYVVVEEDNYLLLLEKQSQYVKNKEFIASLKGKELTGLEYQHPFIERTGKIYPSEFVEAGTGTGFVHMAPGHGMEDYIVGLRYGLEPFSPVDESGRFTEEAPEFIRGLNVFEANTVIIEHLKQTGFLLKEEEILHSYPHCWRCKNPVIYRATPQWFIGVDRAITSHFASCEDEKIDTSDVKKLQNKSIREKAIEETYNVKWVPKTGQNRMLSMLQNRPDWCISRQRFWGVPITIFYCKRCGEPLLESHIFEHVAKIFESSPYGADEWFKKDEKELLPPDTVCKKCGSKDFVKETDILDVWFDSGSSHASVLRPRGIEKADVYLEGSDQHRGWFQASLLESIASYGEAPFKSVVTHGFTVDEKGHKMSKSQGNVISPLEIIKEYGADILRLWVISEDYTEDIKLGKSILKRLAEDYKKIRNTLRYCLGNLYDFKYEFSIAPDKLHHFDRYMYAYASKVFEELFSFYKNYQYHRFYHRLMEFVSIDLSALYFDVLKDRLYMYKSGSFERLSAQTVLYFLLKNLTILLSPVLSFTAEETYSYMKSIENHLPESIFMNEYKASDFTDEELLKDYQKLLLLRKDVLKAIEIERKNDIIKHPYEARVVIKPNEEFYKLLEKYKDYLHSFFTVSQVEIAENDGEEGEYTKLRIKVEKAKGEKCPRCWLYVETMINGVCPRCSQNI from the coding sequence ATGGATTACAAAGACACTATCAACTTGCCAAAGACAGACTTTCCAATGAAAGCAAATTTATCGGAAAAAGAGCTGGAGATTCTTAAAAAATGGGAAGGGTTGTATGAAAAATTAAGAGCACAAAGAAAGGGAAAACAACTTTTTGTATTGCATGATGGACCACCTTATGCCAACGGCAACATCCATATAGGACACGCTTTAAACAAAATTTTGAAAGACATAATATGTAAGGTAGCTTTGATAGAGGGTTTTGATGTAGATTATAAGCCAGGATGGGATTGTCATGGCCTTCCAATAGAACAGCAAGTGGAGAAAGAACTAAAAGCAAAAAAAATAAATAAAGAAAGCATGCCAAAGGATGAGTTTAGAAGACTCTGTAGAGAGTACGCTTCTAAGTTTGTAAGTATTCAAAAAGAGGAATTTCTTAGATTAGGTGTATTAGGTGATTGGGAAAATCCATACCTAACCATGGACCCTAAATACGAAGCTCAAGAGGTAAGGGAAATAGGAAGATGTCTTCAAAACGGTGTGCTTTACAAAGGAAACAAACCGGTTTATTGGTGTATATACGACAAAACCGCTGAAGCAGAAGCTGAAGTAGAATACAAAGAAAAAAAAGATATATCTATATACGTGAGATTTGAGCTTTTAAAACAATCGGAAAATGTTTTAAGACAAAAGCTAGATTTACCAGATAAACCTATTTCAATAGTAATTTGGACCACTACTCCTTGGACACTTCCTGCAAACTTAGGTGTGATGTCTTCAGAAGATATAGAGTACGTGGTTGTTGAGGAAGATAACTATCTTCTTTTGTTGGAAAAGCAAAGTCAATATGTAAAAAATAAAGAGTTTATAGCTTCTTTAAAAGGTAAAGAGCTTACAGGATTAGAATATCAGCATCCTTTTATAGAAAGAACAGGCAAGATATATCCTTCTGAATTTGTGGAAGCTGGTACTGGTACAGGCTTTGTCCACATGGCACCTGGGCATGGTATGGAAGACTATATAGTAGGATTAAGATACGGCTTAGAGCCGTTTTCACCGGTGGATGAATCTGGTAGATTTACAGAAGAAGCTCCTGAGTTTATAAGAGGTTTAAATGTATTTGAAGCGAATACTGTTATTATAGAGCACTTAAAACAAACAGGCTTTCTTTTAAAGGAAGAGGAGATTTTGCACTCTTATCCCCATTGCTGGCGCTGTAAAAATCCGGTAATATATAGAGCTACTCCTCAGTGGTTTATAGGTGTTGATAGAGCGATAACATCGCATTTCGCTTCTTGTGAAGATGAAAAAATAGATACATCTGATGTGAAAAAACTTCAAAATAAAAGTATAAGAGAAAAAGCTATAGAAGAAACCTACAACGTAAAATGGGTACCAAAGACTGGCCAAAACCGTATGCTTTCTATGCTTCAAAATAGACCTGATTGGTGTATATCAAGACAAAGATTTTGGGGAGTACCTATAACGATATTTTATTGTAAGCGCTGTGGCGAACCTCTTTTAGAATCTCATATATTTGAGCATGTGGCAAAGATATTTGAAAGCTCACCTTACGGAGCCGACGAATGGTTTAAAAAAGACGAAAAAGAGCTTTTGCCACCAGATACAGTATGTAAAAAATGTGGTTCCAAAGACTTTGTAAAAGAAACGGATATTTTAGATGTATGGTTTGACTCTGGTTCTTCTCATGCTTCGGTATTAAGACCAAGAGGTATAGAAAAAGCAGATGTTTACTTAGAGGGTTCAGATCAGCACAGAGGTTGGTTTCAAGCTTCTTTGTTGGAATCCATTGCTTCTTACGGAGAAGCCCCCTTTAAATCCGTGGTTACCCATGGGTTTACCGTAGACGAAAAAGGCCATAAGATGTCAAAATCCCAAGGAAACGTCATATCCCCTCTTGAGATTATAAAAGAATATGGGGCAGATATATTAAGACTTTGGGTTATATCAGAGGACTATACTGAGGATATAAAACTTGGAAAATCTATATTAAAACGCCTGGCTGAAGACTATAAGAAAATAAGAAACACGTTGAGGTATTGCCTTGGAAATTTATACGACTTTAAGTATGAGTTTTCTATAGCACCAGATAAACTACATCACTTTGATAGATACATGTATGCTTACGCTTCAAAGGTTTTTGAAGAGCTTTTTAGCTTTTATAAAAATTATCAATATCATAGGTTTTACCATAGGTTGATGGAGTTTGTCAGCATAGATTTGTCGGCTTTGTATTTTGATGTACTAAAAGATAGACTTTATATGTATAAAAGTGGTTCTTTTGAAAGGTTGTCAGCTCAAACGGTGCTTTATTTCTTACTTAAAAATCTTACAATTCTTCTTTCTCCTGTGCTTAGTTTCACCGCTGAGGAGACTTATTCTTATATGAAAAGCATAGAAAACCATCTCCCAGAAAGTATATTTATGAATGAATACAAAGCTTCAGATTTTACCGATGAAGAGCTTTTAAAAGACTACCAAAAACTTTTACTTCTTAGAAAAGATGTATTAAAAGCTATAGAGATAGAGCGTAAAAATGATATTATAAAACATCCTTACGAAGCAAGGGTTGTTATAAAGCCAAATGAAGAGTTTTATAAGCTTTTAGAAAAATACAAAGACTATCTTCATTCGTTTTTTACCGTAAGCCAAGTGGAAATAGCAGAAAATGATGGCGAGGAAGGTGAGTATACAAAACTCCGTATTAAGGTAGAAAAAGCCAAAGGTGAAAAATGCCCAAGGTGTTGGCTTTATGTAGAAACTATGATAAATGGCGTATGTCCAAGATGTTCTCAAAATATTTAA
- a CDS encoding glycosyltransferase, protein MKGIFVRTPGLSYNAHYVERMAQKLNQFGIELIFYDIDYNNIDAYVNFLQEQRPFFVMDVNGSALVYGESNGDRVSLCDAFGFLHISVFTEDPMLYYPALLNGRESRNFIQMITDMKHADFLRSIGYQNIYFLAPFVSEELLQRPIPQEKEIKVLFPGPIVDPNIIVQESAKIFPEEVMPVFVEVGEFMRRNPEVDVIFAVEYMLPFFNYEIQEKFLKWRNESPEAYINFLVNVGLYNTARKRLFVINFLEGIEIKILGDSQVSLKEGQEVISAETQEDVLNIYANSIITFLSFPSIVPSGIGFTPIEVISQGSCAFIDYRASLPGFFIPDHEIVAYTPLDRLEIEEKLLFFLENEDQAMEIAKNGRSKVESSFTETQRAQFVADIIKQIYEQSISNTMDNQQET, encoded by the coding sequence ATGAAAGGAATTTTTGTAAGAACACCCGGTCTTAGCTACAACGCTCATTATGTGGAGAGGATGGCTCAAAAACTCAACCAATTTGGCATAGAGCTTATATTTTATGATATTGATTATAACAATATAGATGCTTATGTAAACTTTTTGCAAGAGCAAAGGCCATTTTTTGTAATGGATGTAAATGGTTCTGCTTTGGTTTACGGTGAATCCAACGGCGATAGAGTTTCTTTGTGTGATGCTTTTGGCTTTTTGCATATAAGTGTTTTCACTGAAGATCCGATGCTATATTATCCTGCCCTTTTGAACGGAAGAGAGTCTAGAAACTTTATACAAATGATAACAGATATGAAACATGCTGATTTCTTAAGAAGTATAGGCTATCAAAATATATACTTCTTAGCTCCTTTCGTATCTGAAGAACTACTACAAAGACCGATACCTCAAGAGAAGGAAATAAAAGTTCTTTTCCCAGGGCCTATCGTGGATCCAAATATCATAGTACAAGAAAGTGCAAAAATCTTCCCAGAAGAGGTAATGCCAGTATTCGTAGAGGTTGGTGAATTCATGCGAAGAAATCCAGAAGTAGATGTTATATTTGCCGTAGAATACATGCTTCCATTTTTTAACTACGAAATACAAGAAAAATTTTTAAAATGGAGAAACGAATCACCAGAAGCTTATATAAACTTTTTAGTAAACGTCGGACTCTACAATACAGCAAGAAAAAGACTCTTTGTAATAAACTTTTTGGAAGGCATAGAGATAAAGATTTTAGGAGATTCTCAGGTATCGTTAAAAGAAGGTCAAGAGGTGATAAGCGCCGAAACACAAGAGGACGTTTTAAATATATATGCAAACTCCATAATAACATTTCTTAGCTTTCCTTCGATAGTACCCTCCGGAATAGGCTTTACACCCATTGAAGTCATATCTCAAGGTTCTTGTGCTTTTATAGATTATAGGGCATCCCTACCGGGATTTTTTATACCAGATCATGAGATAGTGGCTTATACCCCTCTTGATAGGCTTGAAATAGAAGAAAAACTTTTATTTTTCTTAGAAAACGAAGACCAAGCCATGGAGATTGCAAAAAACGGTCGCTCTAAAGTAGAGTCAAGCTTTACAGAAACCCAAAGAGCTCAGTTTGTAGCAGATATAATAAAGCAAATTTACGAACAATCAATTAGCAACACAATGGATAACCAACAAGAGACTTAA
- a CDS encoding efflux RND transporter periplasmic adaptor subunit — MKFYVFGLLVLMLSLFSCEKPKTKEISKGIKSPNIALCKVVYGAYQVKTPIYGEVQNQAATYVSSPIGGILKSVYVKNGDFVKKGQVIAKLDTKVFQDKALSIAQDIEASKKKLKYYMSRYERAKKLYKLGSMSYQEYSQIKTDLALAKGELDKNIYLKKSLEDEASYGIIKAPFDGIVSNVVPSGSNVNPGSPIAFISAKKLYGEFFIPFNMKISHTDKILFENKLYPINAFQDDKSRLAVILPISSYENPGSSLKAFIVKTIQGQRIPSKALVLYNNRPSVFIEQGDKVKNIPVKILGNMGQYYVVSGVIGDSVVCKGAKLLKDGEKVK; from the coding sequence ATGAAATTTTACGTTTTTGGGCTTTTAGTATTGATGTTGTCTTTATTTTCTTGCGAAAAGCCAAAAACTAAAGAAATAAGCAAAGGGATAAAATCACCAAATATAGCTTTATGCAAAGTAGTTTACGGAGCTTACCAAGTAAAAACACCAATATACGGAGAAGTACAAAACCAAGCTGCCACTTATGTGAGTTCACCCATTGGAGGGATATTAAAATCTGTTTACGTTAAAAATGGAGACTTTGTAAAAAAAGGACAGGTTATAGCAAAGCTCGATACAAAAGTTTTTCAAGATAAAGCCCTATCAATAGCCCAAGACATAGAGGCTTCTAAGAAAAAACTAAAATATTACATGTCTCGCTACGAGAGGGCGAAAAAACTATATAAGCTTGGTTCTATGTCATATCAAGAGTATTCTCAAATAAAAACGGATTTGGCTTTGGCTAAAGGAGAGCTTGATAAAAACATATATCTTAAAAAATCTTTAGAAGATGAAGCATCTTATGGTATTATAAAAGCTCCTTTTGACGGAATTGTTTCAAATGTAGTCCCAAGCGGTAGCAATGTAAATCCAGGATCTCCGATCGCTTTTATAAGCGCCAAAAAGCTTTATGGGGAGTTTTTTATACCTTTTAATATGAAAATCTCACATACAGATAAGATTTTGTTTGAGAACAAACTGTATCCTATAAACGCCTTTCAAGATGATAAATCGAGGTTAGCCGTAATATTACCCATATCTTCTTATGAAAATCCAGGAAGCAGTTTAAAAGCTTTTATTGTAAAAACAATACAAGGTCAAAGAATACCTTCAAAAGCTTTAGTACTTTATAACAACAGGCCAAGCGTTTTTATAGAGCAAGGTGATAAAGTAAAAAATATACCTGTAAAAATATTAGGCAATATGGGGCAATACTATGTGGTTTCTGGAGTAATAGGGGATAGTGTAGTTTGTAAAGGTGCTAAGCTTCTAAAAGATGGCGAAAAGGTTAAATGA
- the proC gene encoding pyrroline-5-carboxylate reductase yields the protein MRIGIIGYGNMGRAFALGLKDHYDVIAFDKDTSKKDFSIKDGVGFASSIEFLLDSADLIILSIKPQDLTSLKGLNFNEKSLVSMLAGISVSRLKEHIKDAYITRIMPNLAVIYKKGVIGFYSEDAKKDVIKSILQHLGKVYELDEKHFDAFTAIGGSGPAFIASVVEAMRLSGIYMGLNKDISYDLAIATIEGTLEILKAYNEEELVLKVSSPAGTTIEGIYNIEKTGLKGILMETFIKAYQKSKSL from the coding sequence ATGAGAATAGGTATCATAGGATACGGAAATATGGGTAGAGCATTTGCCCTTGGTTTAAAAGACCATTACGATGTTATAGCCTTTGATAAAGACACATCAAAAAAAGACTTTTCAATAAAAGACGGAGTCGGTTTTGCAAGTTCTATTGAGTTTTTGTTAGACAGTGCAGATTTAATTATCTTATCTATAAAACCCCAAGACTTAACATCTTTGAAAGGGCTAAATTTTAACGAGAAATCTTTGGTAAGCATGCTTGCTGGTATAAGCGTTTCAAGATTGAAAGAACATATAAAAGATGCTTATATCACAAGGATTATGCCAAATTTAGCTGTTATTTACAAAAAAGGTGTAATAGGTTTTTATAGTGAAGATGCTAAAAAAGATGTTATAAAAAGCATATTACAACATCTTGGAAAAGTTTATGAACTTGATGAAAAACACTTTGATGCTTTTACCGCTATTGGTGGTTCGGGACCTGCTTTTATAGCAAGTGTTGTAGAAGCCATGAGACTTTCTGGTATCTATATGGGATTAAACAAAGACATATCCTACGACCTAGCTATAGCTACCATAGAAGGGACTTTAGAGATTTTAAAAGCTTACAACGAAGAAGAACTCGTTTTAAAGGTTAGCTCGCCGGCCGGTACTACGATAGAGGGGATATACAATATAGAAAAAACAGGACTTAAAGGTATATTGATGGAAACTTTTATAAAAGCTTATCAAAAGTCCAAAAGCTTATGA
- the panD gene encoding aspartate 1-decarboxylase: MKRHILRAKIHRATVTGANLNYEGSISIDERLLEAGKFVVFEKVDIYNVNNGNRFSTYVIPGKPGEISLNGAAARLCMPGDIIIIASYAEVEEEELHHFRPYLVYVDDKNNILEVKRDMEHVFTF, from the coding sequence TTGAAAAGGCATATTTTAAGAGCAAAGATACATAGAGCCACTGTTACAGGAGCCAACCTCAATTATGAAGGTTCAATATCTATAGATGAAAGGCTTTTAGAGGCTGGAAAGTTTGTAGTGTTTGAGAAGGTGGATATATACAACGTAAACAACGGAAATAGGTTTTCTACCTATGTGATACCAGGAAAGCCCGGTGAGATATCCCTAAACGGTGCAGCTGCAAGGTTATGTATGCCAGGTGATATTATAATAATAGCCTCTTATGCAGAAGTAGAAGAAGAAGAGCTACATCATTTTAGACCTTACCTTGTATATGTAGACGATAAAAACAATATATTGGAAGTAAAAAGGGACATGGAGCATGTCTTTACCTTCTGA
- the lpxK gene encoding tetraacyldisaccharide 4'-kinase — protein sequence MNFIRGLLAPASFLYGAGIWLRNKLFDFNILKAKHPGVFVISIGNLSVGGTGKTQVSIYLAKAFKDLNPCIVLRGYKRASSENLIVSSFDTKIYGDEAVEIFLKTRANVVVAFKRIEGAEICKKLGSKMIILDDAFSHRYIKRDLDILLMPANRIKDHLLPWGNLREPYSSINRADALIITRLESFDMPNISINKPIFRAKAVFRAFVDKNFEDVDISYVKGKSFSIVCAIGDEKPFIKFVENLSKDIGFIIEDIKVFPDHYFFKKEDLKQGKNYICTTKDLVKLRNFDQFILGVDTTLDIPGFMDFVKSKYEKT from the coding sequence ATGAACTTCATAAGGGGGCTTTTAGCTCCAGCTTCTTTTCTTTATGGAGCTGGTATATGGCTTAGGAATAAACTTTTTGATTTTAATATACTAAAAGCCAAACACCCGGGTGTCTTTGTAATATCTATAGGAAATCTAAGTGTAGGCGGAACTGGTAAAACCCAAGTTTCTATATACCTTGCAAAAGCTTTCAAAGATTTAAATCCCTGTATAGTGTTAAGAGGTTATAAAAGGGCATCAAGCGAAAATCTTATAGTAAGCTCTTTTGATACAAAAATCTATGGAGATGAAGCCGTAGAAATATTTTTAAAAACCAGGGCTAATGTTGTAGTAGCTTTTAAGAGAATAGAAGGAGCTGAGATCTGTAAGAAGTTAGGTTCAAAGATGATAATATTAGACGATGCTTTTTCTCATAGATATATAAAAAGGGATTTAGATATTTTGCTAATGCCAGCAAACCGTATAAAAGACCATCTTCTTCCTTGGGGAAACCTAAGAGAGCCTTATAGTTCTATAAATAGAGCAGATGCTTTAATTATAACAAGATTAGAGTCTTTTGATATGCCTAATATCAGCATAAACAAACCTATCTTTAGGGCAAAAGCTGTTTTTAGAGCCTTTGTTGATAAAAATTTTGAAGATGTTGATATATCTTATGTTAAAGGTAAAAGTTTTAGCATAGTTTGTGCCATAGGAGATGAAAAGCCCTTTATAAAGTTCGTTGAAAATCTATCAAAAGATATAGGGTTTATTATAGAAGATATAAAAGTTTTTCCAGATCATTACTTTTTTAAAAAAGAAGATTTAAAGCAAGGTAAAAATTATATCTGCACCACAAAAGACCTTGTAAAACTTAGAAATTTTGATCAATTTATTTTGGGTGTTGATACTACGTTAGATATTCCTGGTTTTATGGATTTTGTAAAAAGTAAATATGAGAAGACATAA
- a CDS encoding rhodanese-like domain-containing protein, with amino-acid sequence MSLPSEENICFDKVPSVSAEEAKKLLEKNEDYVLLDVRTKMEYNKWRIEGAKLYPLDTLMKTYKELDKSKKYLIICLSGGRSACAAYALRQLGFEAFNIRGGMLEWPYETIGSFDDL; translated from the coding sequence ATGTCTTTACCTTCTGAAGAAAATATATGTTTTGATAAGGTACCTTCCGTTTCAGCAGAAGAAGCAAAAAAGCTCCTAGAAAAAAACGAAGATTACGTGCTTTTGGATGTAAGAACAAAAATGGAATATAATAAATGGCGTATAGAAGGGGCTAAGCTTTATCCTCTTGATACCTTGATGAAAACTTACAAAGAGCTAGATAAATCAAAGAAGTATCTAATTATATGTTTAAGCGGTGGTAGAAGCGCTTGTGCTGCTTATGCACTAAGGCAACTTGGTTTTGAAGCTTTTAATATAAGAGGTGGAATGTTGGAATGGCCCTATGAAACAATAGGTAGCTTTGATGATTTATGA
- a CDS encoding AAA family ATPase, producing the protein MIKSIKIESYLLLKSQYIEFKEGLNVITGESGAGKSMLMDAIKFCLGLLASSSDNASVEIEINEDIVRRETKAGKSKFYINGMTSNQRTVLETFGQSVMFQAQSSQSKIFKKHHQLEILDKDKDIQRKKKEFVEYFDALKQKEELLKDLLFQKESLEKEIEKNKELIESLEALNLEKDTYNDIKLKAEELQHAEKINTYIQNVLNALEYSDHSAISKINYSISQINQALSYKEDLQKAIDKLNALKDQLLETVSFIASYKVYVDVELIDKLNETIFNVQSLERKYKMPFEKMFEVKKSYKENMSALKALKENIEHMFKEIDYLKKEALEKANELSNLRKAKAKEISTLVNNILKLLNLKEAYFDIDIKPKELSRNGIDDITFLFSSYSKEHMKELAEIASWGETSRIVLAISSVLGDYETYVYDEIDAGTSGEASISIAKLLKDISKNAQIICISHTPALAAASSNHILVKRQSNDIQIKSLTKEERIEELSRLMGIVNEDTKKGAKKLIEQFP; encoded by the coding sequence ATGATTAAGAGTATCAAGATAGAATCTTACCTTCTTTTAAAATCCCAATACATAGAGTTTAAAGAAGGTCTAAACGTTATCACCGGTGAGTCTGGGGCTGGTAAATCAATGCTTATGGATGCTATCAAGTTTTGTCTTGGGCTTTTAGCATCGTCTTCTGATAATGCCTCTGTAGAAATAGAAATAAACGAGGATATAGTAAGAAGAGAAACAAAGGCAGGAAAATCTAAGTTTTACATAAACGGAATGACATCAAACCAAAGAACAGTCTTAGAAACCTTTGGACAAAGTGTTATGTTTCAAGCTCAATCTTCTCAATCAAAGATTTTTAAAAAACATCATCAGTTAGAGATACTAGACAAGGATAAAGACATTCAAAGGAAAAAGAAAGAGTTTGTAGAATATTTTGATGCTTTAAAACAAAAAGAAGAGCTCTTAAAAGATTTACTTTTCCAAAAAGAATCTTTGGAAAAAGAGATAGAGAAAAACAAAGAACTTATAGAGTCATTAGAAGCCTTAAACTTAGAAAAGGATACTTACAACGATATAAAGTTAAAAGCAGAAGAGTTACAGCATGCAGAAAAGATAAATACCTATATTCAAAATGTGTTGAATGCCTTAGAATACAGTGACCATAGTGCAATCTCTAAGATAAACTACTCAATATCCCAAATAAACCAAGCTCTTTCTTATAAAGAAGACTTACAAAAGGCTATAGATAAGCTAAATGCTTTGAAAGATCAACTCTTAGAAACAGTGTCTTTTATAGCTTCTTACAAAGTATACGTTGATGTGGAGTTAATAGATAAGTTAAACGAAACTATATTCAACGTACAATCCTTAGAGAGAAAATACAAAATGCCTTTTGAAAAAATGTTTGAGGTAAAAAAATCTTACAAGGAAAATATGTCGGCTCTAAAAGCCTTAAAAGAAAACATAGAACATATGTTTAAAGAAATAGATTATCTTAAAAAAGAAGCATTAGAAAAAGCCAATGAGCTATCTAATTTAAGAAAAGCAAAGGCTAAAGAGATAAGCACTTTAGTAAACAACATTTTAAAGCTTTTAAACTTAAAAGAAGCTTATTTTGATATAGATATAAAACCAAAGGAGTTATCAAGAAATGGCATAGACGATATAACGTTTTTATTTTCTTCTTATTCAAAAGAACACATGAAAGAACTAGCTGAAATAGCCTCTTGGGGAGAGACATCAAGGATAGTTTTAGCTATATCATCAGTACTTGGGGATTATGAAACTTACGTATATGACGAAATAGACGCTGGCACCAGCGGTGAGGCTTCTATATCTATTGCAAAACTTCTTAAAGACATATCAAAAAACGCTCAAATAATTTGCATAAGCCATACTCCAGCCCTAGCCGCCGCTTCTTCTAATCACATATTGGTAAAAAGGCAATCAAACGATATACAAATAAAAAGTCTCACCAAAGAAGAAAGAATAGAAGAGCTTTCAAGGCTTATGGGTATTGTAAACGAAGACACAAAAAAAGGTGCAAAAAAGCTAATAGAACAGTTTCCTTAG